From the Hyphomicrobium sp. ghe19 genome, one window contains:
- a CDS encoding invasion associated locus B family protein, whose product MKKYASLFAAWAASMAAFGIANAAEVPPTVEAAGDPATRKIIGDWVLACTPPVKGHKSCVMSQTLVSDKLKKPVGVLTIHRDQAGKLKGAFRLPVGVSLPAGVVVGLEKENSFAVFYTACQRTGCFASFDLTEPLLEQIRKAPKISAVVQNTSKQALDFTFSTRGFPDAYAGYLKESK is encoded by the coding sequence ATGAAAAAATACGCGTCGCTTTTCGCTGCCTGGGCTGCGTCGATGGCCGCGTTCGGTATTGCGAATGCCGCGGAAGTTCCGCCCACTGTCGAGGCTGCGGGCGACCCGGCAACGCGAAAGATCATCGGCGACTGGGTCTTGGCATGCACGCCCCCTGTGAAGGGTCACAAATCTTGCGTGATGTCACAGACGCTCGTTAGCGACAAACTCAAGAAGCCGGTCGGCGTACTGACGATACACAGGGATCAGGCCGGCAAACTCAAAGGGGCTTTCCGGCTGCCCGTTGGCGTATCGCTGCCGGCAGGCGTCGTCGTGGGTCTTGAGAAGGAGAATTCGTTCGCCGTCTTCTATACCGCATGCCAACGCACGGGATGTTTCGCGTCCTTCGATCTAACCGAGCCACTGCTTGAGCAGATACGGAAGGCCCCAAAAATATCCGCCGTCGTCCAAAACACGTCGAAGCAGGCGCTCGACTTCACGTTCTCGACGCGCGGTTTCCCGGACGCCTATGCGGGCTATCTCAAGGAAAGCAAATAA
- a CDS encoding autotransporter domain-containing protein: MDRKRASALHSLGRNRNDGQSGIGRWLPKRRHFQLFAPPPCFISALALSLMVGSGAVAADPSGGVYIHDQNKAKVNNDRDYISNVEGPGVWIDNISGNVSVKNRFGWGWDDARIEGSEEGVRITDVGGKISIDNSFKGKIIGHGDDGIYIDDAEGRVEIDNRFGGRVSGHDDGVHIRDVDDRITIDNRFGGSITGKHDDGIDIREVNDDVRIQNDFGGRITGRDNGIQIRDLGDDVTISNSHGGQITGKRGDGIDISHVRDDVTIDNESGGKISGDDSGVKISRVRGDVTIYNDDGKITGRHDDGVDISRVRGDVAIYNWDGKITGRDDGIRVRDVRDDVTINNSFGGEITGRHDDGIDISRVRDDVKIHNIHGTITGGDNGITISQVGDDFRIDNRYGGRITGYDGDGIRASDIDGHVTINNAHRGKITGEDDGVHIRNTDDRVTIDNRFGGRITGEHDDGIDIRNVEDDVSIDNRFGGRITGRDNGIQIEDVDDDVKISNSFGGKITGRRGDGIRIEDTDGDVRIENRFGGKIAGHDDGIHIENTDDDVKIDNRFGGRITGEHDDGIDIRNVDDDVSIDNRFGGRIAGHDDGVKIRNVDEDVTISNGFGGRITGERGDGVNIRDVGEDVIIVNSYGGRIVGERGDGINISNVDDNVGIDNRFSGKITGHDDGVNISNVDDYVIIANSYGGRIRGERGDGINISNVDDDVGIYNESGSIKGREDGIKIRHVDGDVTVDNGGGTIQGRRGTGIDVEADGDVTIDNGDGAIKGREGAVVINANSATINSSGLIQSSGGYDATIELSSEDGATINNYAGGLIRTSRESTSDLIVDASGGAVTINNAGTMIGRIDLSNAGSTEAANTFNNTSNDSWHFTGTSDLGGGLADAFNNTGTIYTTDPDSPSYNDNTVLAGVEFFNNGGVGVTGTIDLQDGYTGDTFTLVPTDGGTLTFHGVDGESALKVDAFLAGPSSSSSDTLIINGDVTGSTAIYVNNVKAGFGAYNPTGIDVVNATGSLPQGSFYLANGPIDTGMFQYDLYLNGENEWVLASSPSHSFFELPSLTSAAQSIWHNASGAWLDRTADLRTALNTTCAPVSLKDSTAGCAKPASGAWAKVLGSSESRSTDHSFTLMNTVERHSVNSQLDGGGVIAGYDVIRTTEGGNGIWMAGIMGGYLRSQLNFDGSANSADFQSGAVGAYVTYLQGGWFIDGQFMANLGNVKYSGVQSTNEHASVTAVGGVIDAGYRSTYNNAFIEPGFTLSYVSANIDSMKIYDTSVNFSSGDSLRGRLGVRVGTTIAKEQAKYEPFIGVGAIYEFLGNNTADVTSGDYVLEATDNLSGALGEVTGGVNMFSLTGNGLSAFAKGNVQFGKDDFVGYGGSLGVRVDW, encoded by the coding sequence ATGGACCGTAAGCGCGCATCAGCGCTCCACAGCCTCGGCCGAAATCGCAACGACGGGCAATCCGGGATTGGACGATGGCTGCCGAAGCGACGTCATTTTCAGCTGTTCGCACCTCCGCCCTGCTTCATCTCCGCGTTGGCGCTGAGCTTGATGGTCGGCAGCGGAGCAGTGGCCGCGGACCCGAGCGGCGGCGTCTATATTCACGACCAGAATAAAGCCAAGGTCAACAATGACCGCGATTACATCTCCAATGTCGAGGGGCCGGGCGTATGGATCGACAACATCAGCGGCAACGTGTCGGTGAAGAACCGTTTCGGTTGGGGTTGGGACGACGCCAGGATCGAGGGCTCCGAAGAGGGTGTGAGGATCACCGATGTCGGCGGCAAAATCTCGATAGATAACAGCTTCAAGGGCAAAATCATCGGCCATGGGGACGACGGGATCTACATCGACGACGCCGAGGGCAGGGTCGAGATTGATAACCGCTTCGGCGGCCGCGTCTCCGGCCATGACGACGGCGTACACATCAGAGACGTCGACGATCGTATCACCATCGATAATCGCTTTGGCGGCAGCATAACCGGCAAGCATGACGACGGCATCGACATAAGGGAAGTCAACGACGATGTGCGCATCCAGAACGACTTCGGTGGCCGGATAACGGGTCGCGACAATGGCATTCAGATTCGGGACCTTGGCGACGACGTGACGATCTCGAATAGCCACGGCGGTCAGATAACCGGCAAGCGAGGCGATGGTATCGATATCAGCCACGTCCGCGATGACGTGACGATCGACAATGAATCCGGCGGCAAAATCTCCGGCGACGACAGCGGCGTCAAGATTTCGAGAGTCCGTGGTGACGTCACGATCTATAACGACGATGGCAAGATCACGGGCCGTCACGACGATGGCGTTGATATCTCAAGGGTTCGCGGCGACGTCGCCATTTACAACTGGGATGGCAAAATCACCGGACGCGATGATGGCATTCGCGTACGTGACGTTCGCGACGACGTCACAATCAACAACAGCTTCGGCGGCGAGATCACGGGACGCCATGACGACGGCATCGATATCAGCCGCGTTCGCGACGACGTCAAAATCCACAACATCCACGGCACGATCACCGGAGGCGACAACGGCATCACTATTTCCCAGGTTGGCGACGACTTTCGCATCGATAACCGCTATGGCGGCCGCATCACCGGCTACGACGGCGACGGCATTCGCGCCAGCGACATCGACGGACACGTCACCATAAACAATGCGCACCGGGGCAAGATCACCGGGGAAGATGATGGCGTCCACATCCGGAATACAGACGACCGTGTCACGATCGACAACCGCTTCGGCGGCAGAATAACGGGCGAACATGACGACGGCATCGACATTAGAAACGTCGAAGACGACGTCAGCATCGACAACCGCTTTGGCGGAAGGATCACCGGGCGCGACAACGGCATCCAGATCGAAGACGTGGACGATGACGTTAAAATATCAAACAGCTTCGGCGGAAAAATTACGGGCCGGCGAGGTGACGGCATCCGCATTGAGGATACGGACGGTGACGTCCGCATCGAAAACCGCTTCGGCGGAAAGATCGCCGGACATGACGATGGTATCCACATTGAGAATACCGATGATGATGTGAAGATCGACAACCGGTTTGGCGGCAGGATCACGGGCGAACATGACGACGGTATCGACATCCGCAATGTGGATGATGATGTCAGCATCGACAATCGCTTCGGTGGCAGGATTGCCGGCCATGACGATGGCGTGAAGATCCGCAATGTCGACGAAGATGTAACCATCTCCAATGGCTTTGGCGGCAGGATCACTGGCGAACGGGGCGACGGCGTCAATATCCGCGATGTCGGCGAGGATGTAATCATCGTCAACAGCTACGGCGGCAGGATTGTTGGCGAGCGAGGAGACGGCATCAATATCAGCAATGTGGATGACAACGTCGGCATCGACAATCGCTTCAGCGGCAAGATTACTGGCCATGACGACGGCGTAAATATCAGCAATGTCGATGACTATGTAATCATCGCCAACAGCTACGGCGGCAGAATTCGCGGTGAGCGGGGCGACGGCATCAACATCAGCAACGTCGATGATGACGTCGGAATCTACAATGAGAGCGGGTCGATCAAGGGCCGCGAAGACGGCATCAAAATCCGGCACGTTGACGGCGATGTAACCGTCGACAACGGCGGAGGCACCATCCAGGGCCGCCGCGGAACCGGCATCGATGTCGAAGCTGATGGAGATGTCACCATCGACAACGGTGACGGCGCGATCAAAGGCCGAGAAGGTGCGGTTGTGATCAATGCGAATTCTGCAACGATCAATTCATCGGGCTTGATCCAAAGCTCCGGTGGATACGATGCGACGATCGAGCTATCGAGCGAAGATGGGGCGACAATCAACAACTATGCCGGCGGCCTCATTCGCACTTCTCGCGAGTCGACGTCGGATCTTATTGTTGATGCGAGCGGCGGCGCTGTCACCATAAACAATGCTGGCACGATGATCGGGCGCATCGATCTGTCGAATGCAGGCAGTACGGAGGCAGCGAACACTTTCAACAACACCAGCAACGATAGCTGGCACTTTACCGGCACCAGCGATCTCGGCGGCGGATTGGCGGATGCCTTCAACAACACGGGAACGATTTATACAACTGATCCCGACTCGCCGTCCTACAACGACAACACCGTTCTCGCAGGCGTCGAATTCTTCAACAACGGCGGCGTCGGTGTAACCGGGACGATCGATCTTCAGGACGGATATACGGGCGATACCTTTACGCTCGTTCCAACTGATGGGGGTACGCTGACATTCCACGGAGTTGATGGCGAGAGCGCATTGAAGGTCGATGCCTTCCTTGCCGGCCCATCAAGCTCGAGCTCGGATACGCTCATCATCAACGGCGATGTGACGGGCTCCACGGCGATCTATGTCAACAATGTCAAAGCCGGGTTTGGCGCCTACAATCCGACTGGTATTGATGTCGTGAATGCCACGGGATCTCTACCGCAAGGCAGTTTCTACCTGGCCAACGGCCCGATCGATACGGGAATGTTCCAGTACGATCTCTATCTTAATGGCGAGAACGAATGGGTTCTTGCCAGCAGCCCGAGCCATTCGTTCTTCGAACTCCCAAGTCTGACGTCCGCAGCTCAATCCATCTGGCACAACGCGTCGGGCGCGTGGCTCGACCGAACGGCGGATTTGCGCACGGCATTAAATACGACGTGTGCGCCAGTCAGCCTCAAGGATTCGACCGCGGGATGCGCAAAGCCGGCGTCTGGCGCTTGGGCGAAGGTTCTGGGATCTTCGGAATCGCGATCGACGGACCACTCATTTACGCTGATGAACACCGTCGAGAGGCATTCGGTCAATTCGCAGCTGGATGGTGGCGGCGTGATCGCGGGCTACGACGTTATCCGCACGACTGAAGGTGGAAATGGAATCTGGATGGCGGGCATAATGGGTGGCTATCTGAGGTCGCAGCTCAATTTTGACGGCTCCGCAAACAGCGCCGATTTCCAGAGCGGCGCCGTGGGTGCGTACGTGACCTACCTGCAAGGCGGTTGGTTCATCGATGGTCAGTTCATGGCCAACCTTGGAAACGTCAAATACTCAGGCGTCCAATCTACGAACGAGCACGCGAGCGTGACCGCCGTCGGCGGCGTTATCGATGCCGGATATCGATCGACGTATAACAACGCGTTTATCGAGCCTGGCTTCACGCTCTCGTACGTTAGCGCGAACATCGACTCCATGAAAATCTACGATACGTCCGTGAATTTCTCGAGCGGAGACAGTTTGCGCGGTCGTCTCGGTGTGCGCGTCGGAACGACGATTGCGAAGGAGCAAGCAAAGTATGAACCGTTCATCGGTGTTGGCGCCATCTACGAATTCCTCGGTAACAACACGGCGGACGTGACGAGCGGCGATTACGTGCTCGAGGCAACGGACAACCTCTCCGGCGCCCTCGGTGAAGTCACCGGCGGTGTCAACATGTTCAGCCTTACCGGCAATGGGCTCAGCGCCTTTGCCAAGGGCAACGTGCAATTCGGAAAGGATGATTTCGTCGGATACGGCGGAAGCCTCGGCGTCAGGGTCGATTGGTGA
- a CDS encoding PilZ domain-containing protein, translated as MALSQNFLRRRDPRQRVSFTAILECRGVSQNVRVVDFSATGLRVDGIQGLATGDPIQISFSPDIVLTGEIAWCVWHKAGIKLVSALDEAHPAYLFLSDQASAIEQLRIRAIAAIAKERAGSTGHSGSGSL; from the coding sequence ATGGCTTTGTCACAGAATTTTTTGCGCAGACGGGATCCGAGGCAGCGGGTCAGCTTTACTGCGATCCTGGAGTGCCGGGGCGTCAGTCAGAACGTGAGGGTCGTCGATTTTTCCGCTACCGGTCTCCGCGTCGATGGAATTCAGGGTCTTGCGACCGGCGACCCCATTCAGATCTCTTTCTCTCCCGACATAGTTCTCACCGGCGAGATCGCGTGGTGCGTGTGGCACAAGGCGGGGATCAAACTGGTATCCGCCCTCGACGAGGCACACCCGGCGTACCTCTTCCTGTCAGACCAGGCCTCCGCCATCGAGCAACTGCGCATTCGAGCCATCGCAGCTATCGCCAAGGAGCGAGCGGGCAGCACCGGTCATTCCGGCTCCGGATCGCTCTAA
- a CDS encoding tetratricopeptide repeat protein yields MATNQWPSLSDLIDDGETPADGLHGNVAAFDAAAASATELLLEGLQVARTGELDAAAELFAKAIVKEPDAAEAYEALATVLIPMGQLEFAARAKGKAISLGYNSASSWEMLGDIFINLGQFDEAAEAYTTALGIEPSALELHSKLQSAVSQRSAPLTSASVAPPAVQPAALPDADLFGLEFLSNDLIPPAWRQVTIVTITPEGNPHSAAFDDLTLGFESAFKSLGVDVQRKTNALGNSGINLLLGAHLIGTQELADRIPSNTVIINLEQVTGFDVRSRPVYLSLLSRLAVWDYSVRNIEALRRLTGNRYVRHFSIGYTPEMTRDLPPSEQTTDVLFYGSTNPRRQAILAGLMGAGLNVKHLFSVYGEARDRAIAEAKVVLNVHFYEDSIHEIVRTSYLLANRKAVVSECGPRTEIDEDIRSAMLAVPYDDIVRSCVALVRDEPRRQELERRGFEVFTKRDQARILRETIAATEMPNFG; encoded by the coding sequence ATGGCGACGAATCAATGGCCTTCGCTTTCCGACCTGATCGATGACGGCGAGACCCCAGCGGACGGGCTTCACGGCAACGTCGCGGCATTCGATGCCGCTGCGGCCTCGGCTACAGAACTGCTTCTCGAAGGGTTGCAGGTGGCTCGCACCGGCGAGCTCGATGCCGCCGCAGAGCTCTTCGCCAAGGCGATCGTGAAAGAGCCCGACGCGGCTGAAGCGTACGAAGCGCTGGCAACTGTTCTCATCCCCATGGGCCAGCTCGAGTTCGCGGCGAGAGCCAAAGGAAAAGCCATCAGCCTCGGCTACAATTCCGCATCGTCGTGGGAGATGCTGGGCGACATATTCATCAATCTCGGCCAGTTCGACGAGGCTGCGGAAGCTTACACCACGGCCCTCGGTATTGAGCCGAGCGCACTGGAGTTGCATAGCAAGCTCCAGTCCGCCGTTTCGCAACGGTCGGCTCCTCTCACGTCCGCGTCCGTCGCGCCGCCAGCTGTTCAACCCGCTGCGCTGCCCGATGCAGACTTGTTTGGGCTGGAGTTCCTCAGCAACGACCTCATCCCTCCAGCATGGCGCCAGGTCACCATCGTGACGATCACGCCTGAGGGCAATCCGCACTCGGCTGCGTTCGACGATCTTACGCTCGGCTTCGAGAGCGCATTCAAATCGCTCGGCGTCGACGTTCAGCGCAAAACCAATGCGCTCGGAAACTCCGGCATCAATCTGCTGCTCGGCGCTCATCTCATTGGCACGCAAGAACTTGCGGACCGAATTCCGTCGAACACGGTGATCATCAATCTCGAGCAGGTCACTGGATTCGATGTGCGCTCGCGACCCGTCTATTTGAGCCTTTTGAGCCGGCTCGCGGTTTGGGATTACAGCGTGCGCAATATCGAGGCGTTGCGCCGCCTTACGGGCAACAGGTACGTCCGCCATTTCAGCATCGGCTACACGCCGGAGATGACACGCGATCTGCCGCCATCCGAGCAGACGACTGACGTCCTCTTCTACGGCAGCACCAATCCGCGCCGCCAAGCGATCCTTGCGGGACTGATGGGAGCCGGGCTCAACGTCAAGCATCTCTTCAGCGTTTACGGCGAGGCGCGAGATCGAGCGATTGCGGAAGCGAAAGTCGTTCTGAACGTGCACTTCTACGAAGACAGCATCCACGAGATCGTCAGGACCTCGTATCTTCTCGCAAACCGGAAAGCGGTCGTGTCGGAGTGCGGCCCTCGCACGGAGATCGACGAGGACATCAGAAGCGCAATGCTGGCCGTGCCCTACGACGATATCGTCAGGAGCTGCGTAGCGCTCGTGCGCGATGAGCCGCGCCGTCAGGAACTCGAGCGACGGGGCTTCGAGGTGTTCACGAAACGTGATCAAGCGAGAATATTGCGCGAGACGATTGCCGCGACGGAAATGCCAAATTTCGGCTAG
- a CDS encoding glycosyltransferase family 2 protein, with amino-acid sequence MAKRVVISHFFNEAYLLPWWLRHHREIFDHGVLIDYHSTDDSVAICRELVPHWEIVSSENATFAALLCDFEVMKHEQRFPDAWKLALNTTEFFVAPGLEKMERLITQHDLTGVRLPGAVMVDTDPNNPPDPLRSLVEQKATGIWEDEIDFAALAIPGLTFPTRSRLYHRYAIGAYTPGRHGSHLPSQCNGSRELGSIRWYGFSPWSNAFKARKLQISHRRDSFDVKNGFGAQHQADIAELDGRWSKLRPLSSKLRNAA; translated from the coding sequence ATGGCCAAGCGAGTCGTCATCTCGCACTTCTTCAACGAAGCGTATCTGTTGCCCTGGTGGCTTCGCCATCATCGCGAGATATTCGATCACGGCGTCCTGATCGATTATCATTCGACGGACGACTCCGTTGCGATCTGCCGCGAGCTCGTGCCCCACTGGGAAATCGTCTCCTCCGAAAACGCCACGTTTGCAGCGCTTCTGTGCGATTTCGAAGTGATGAAGCATGAGCAGCGCTTTCCGGACGCCTGGAAACTCGCGCTCAACACCACCGAGTTTTTCGTCGCTCCAGGATTGGAGAAGATGGAGCGCCTGATCACTCAGCACGACTTGACCGGCGTGCGCCTGCCGGGTGCCGTGATGGTCGATACCGACCCGAACAATCCGCCCGATCCGTTGCGGTCCCTGGTCGAACAAAAGGCAACAGGCATTTGGGAGGACGAGATCGACTTCGCCGCTCTCGCCATACCGGGACTGACATTTCCGACCCGAAGCAGGCTCTATCATCGCTACGCGATCGGCGCCTACACACCCGGCCGTCACGGTTCGCATTTGCCCAGCCAATGTAACGGCAGCCGCGAACTCGGATCGATCAGGTGGTACGGGTTCAGTCCGTGGTCGAATGCATTCAAGGCACGCAAGCTTCAGATTTCGCACCGGCGCGATAGCTTCGACGTCAAGAACGGTTTCGGTGCCCAGCATCAGGCCGACATCGCCGAGCTTGATGGGCGCTGGTCGAAGCTCAGGCCCTTGAGCAGCAAATTGCGTAACGCCGCTTAA
- a CDS encoding class I SAM-dependent methyltransferase: MTADCELQRTCIVCGGEAKPLLELDIQPAANLLLSEPDEPYEAFPLGFAICRTCTHGQLTHFVDPAKLFKHYLYASGTSGTLKAYFEWFADTLLRASRPGARVLEIASNDGSLLGCLEARGFDAVGVDPAENLNKIAAAAGRKVVTGFFPDARPEGQFDIIVAMNVAAHTPDPATFMRGVRECLAPGGVAIIQTSQALMIANGEFDTVYHEHYSFYTVASMARLAENNGLRVEASQLTSVHGTSLLSFLRRSEDHVAPFAFDGSKPFSVAWPSPTPPSLSRDLGGPEVLNAYATFADGAKTAMSAAAAVVKKHRAAGRKIALVGVAAKALTFVRAAGIVPDVYLDEASLKVGLTIPGTPHAIEPFSAAADIAHDTTFLIGAWNFADELMAKIRRHSGSASPKFVIYFPKLVEIG, translated from the coding sequence ATGACCGCAGATTGCGAACTACAGCGCACGTGCATCGTTTGCGGCGGCGAAGCGAAGCCATTGCTGGAATTGGACATCCAGCCGGCGGCCAACCTTCTTCTCTCAGAGCCTGACGAGCCGTACGAAGCCTTTCCTCTGGGTTTCGCGATCTGCCGAACCTGCACGCATGGGCAGCTGACCCACTTCGTCGATCCGGCCAAGCTCTTCAAGCATTACCTCTATGCGAGCGGTACGAGCGGAACGCTCAAGGCTTACTTCGAGTGGTTCGCAGACACATTGCTGCGCGCGAGTAGGCCCGGCGCGCGTGTTCTGGAAATCGCTTCGAACGACGGCAGCCTTCTGGGGTGCCTGGAAGCACGAGGCTTCGACGCTGTCGGCGTCGATCCCGCGGAAAACCTCAACAAGATCGCTGCCGCGGCCGGCAGGAAAGTCGTCACCGGCTTTTTCCCCGACGCCCGGCCGGAGGGGCAGTTCGACATCATCGTCGCGATGAACGTCGCGGCGCACACGCCGGACCCGGCGACGTTCATGCGCGGCGTGCGCGAATGCCTGGCGCCGGGCGGCGTCGCGATAATCCAGACCAGCCAGGCATTGATGATCGCCAACGGCGAGTTCGATACCGTCTATCACGAGCATTACTCGTTCTACACCGTCGCTTCGATGGCGCGCCTCGCTGAAAACAACGGCTTGCGCGTCGAAGCTTCGCAGCTCACCTCGGTGCACGGCACAAGCCTCTTGTCGTTCCTCCGGCGATCGGAAGACCACGTCGCGCCGTTTGCTTTTGATGGCAGCAAACCCTTTTCCGTCGCGTGGCCGTCGCCGACGCCACCCTCGCTGTCCCGCGACCTTGGAGGCCCCGAGGTCTTGAACGCATACGCAACATTCGCCGACGGCGCGAAGACCGCAATGAGCGCCGCCGCAGCCGTCGTGAAAAAGCATCGGGCTGCGGGCCGAAAAATTGCGCTCGTCGGCGTCGCCGCGAAGGCCCTGACGTTCGTTCGCGCTGCAGGCATTGTTCCGGACGTCTATCTCGACGAAGCCTCCTTGAAGGTCGGGCTGACCATCCCGGGCACGCCGCATGCGATCGAGCCATTCAGCGCAGCGGCTGACATCGCCCACGACACGACGTTTCTCATCGGCGCCTGGAACTTCGCCGATGAGCTGATGGCGAAGATCAGGCGGCACAGCGGCAGCGCTTCGCCGAAATTCGTGATCTATTTTCCGAAGCTTGTTGAGATCGGGTGA
- a CDS encoding NAD(P)-dependent oxidoreductase, protein MKILLVGHGYVGSYLLPALVQAGHDVSVCDQNVDRLAGVPNAMRCRYQELTIADLADFSVILWFAGHSSVPMSLSDPDGALANNCLDLLHFARRKPLNARLIYASTASVYSVMMSENGIAPPSLDESETRLDPVNPYDCSKVSMDALARCFANAITGLRLGTVCGMSALLRPELIFNAMNIAAMRDGCVQVRNRRSYRNILFLEDLAHYVLRIVELRNDLPPILNTGSLNVSIGQLADSIAAFHGVPVVDHGNALTYSFQMNCQKIQSLCGAPRPISIAERCERFREAYHPELQAAS, encoded by the coding sequence ATGAAAATTCTTCTCGTCGGACATGGCTACGTCGGGTCCTACCTGTTACCGGCCCTGGTGCAGGCCGGACATGACGTCTCGGTGTGCGATCAGAACGTCGACCGCCTCGCAGGCGTCCCGAACGCGATGCGCTGCCGGTACCAGGAACTGACCATCGCGGATCTAGCGGATTTTTCGGTCATCCTTTGGTTCGCCGGACATTCGAGCGTTCCGATGTCGCTGAGCGATCCCGACGGCGCGCTCGCCAACAACTGCCTCGACCTTCTCCATTTTGCGCGCCGCAAGCCGCTCAATGCGCGTTTGATCTACGCCAGCACCGCGAGCGTCTATTCGGTGATGATGTCGGAGAACGGCATCGCGCCGCCCTCGCTTGACGAATCCGAGACGAGGCTCGACCCGGTCAACCCCTATGACTGCTCGAAGGTTTCGATGGATGCGCTCGCCCGCTGTTTCGCGAACGCGATAACTGGCCTGCGCCTCGGAACGGTCTGCGGGATGAGTGCATTGCTGCGGCCGGAGCTGATCTTCAACGCGATGAACATCGCAGCGATGCGAGACGGCTGCGTTCAAGTGCGCAATCGCAGATCTTATCGCAATATTCTTTTCCTCGAAGACCTCGCGCATTACGTCCTGAGGATTGTCGAGCTCCGCAATGATCTGCCGCCGATTCTCAACACGGGTTCGCTCAACGTCAGCATCGGTCAGCTGGCGGATAGTATCGCAGCGTTCCACGGTGTGCCGGTCGTCGACCACGGCAACGCGCTGACTTACTCCTTCCAGATGAACTGCCAAAAGATCCAGTCGCTGTGCGGCGCGCCGCGACCCATCAGCATCGCCGAACGCTGTGAGCGCTTCCGCGAGGCCTATCACCCCGAGCTACAAGCAGCATCATGA
- a CDS encoding LysR substrate-binding domain-containing protein encodes MTLEQLRIFVAVAERQHVTQAAQEINITQSAASSAIAALEERYAVKLFDRVGRRIELTDAGRIFLNEARGVLARAATAEKALQDLAGMKRGTLSIFASQTIINYWLPPFLATFHQRYPDIKLKLSAGNTQQVATATHDGAADIGFIEGAIDNPNLSVRSIEGDRLIIVVGPAHALAAKPVLDRSDIMSIKWVLREQGSGTRTEFERALRALSLSLADLDVALELPSNEAVCAAVEAGVGAAALSNLVVESALLAGRLVSPDFPLPRRSFHVLQHKQRYVSQAELALLELVGAGTAPVRRREKEAPPAK; translated from the coding sequence ATGACGCTCGAGCAATTGCGCATCTTTGTTGCCGTCGCCGAGCGCCAGCATGTGACGCAAGCAGCCCAGGAAATCAACATCACGCAGTCGGCGGCGAGTTCCGCAATCGCCGCGCTCGAAGAGCGCTATGCGGTGAAACTGTTCGATCGGGTTGGCCGCCGCATCGAGTTGACGGACGCCGGTCGCATATTTCTCAATGAAGCGCGAGGCGTTCTTGCGCGCGCTGCGACGGCTGAAAAGGCGCTGCAGGATCTGGCCGGAATGAAGCGTGGCACGCTGTCGATCTTTGCCAGCCAGACCATCATCAACTATTGGCTTCCGCCCTTTCTCGCGACGTTTCATCAGCGTTATCCCGACATCAAGTTGAAGCTCAGCGCGGGCAACACGCAACAAGTCGCAACCGCGACCCATGACGGCGCGGCAGACATCGGCTTCATCGAAGGCGCAATCGACAATCCTAACCTCTCGGTGCGCAGCATCGAAGGCGACAGGCTCATCATTGTTGTGGGGCCGGCTCACGCTCTTGCCGCGAAGCCTGTTCTTGACCGCTCCGATATCATGTCGATCAAGTGGGTTTTGCGCGAGCAGGGTTCGGGAACGAGAACCGAATTCGAACGTGCGCTCAGGGCGTTGTCGCTGTCCCTGGCCGATCTCGATGTTGCTCTGGAGTTGCCGTCGAACGAGGCAGTGTGTGCCGCCGTCGAAGCCGGCGTCGGAGCGGCGGCCCTTTCAAATCTGGTCGTGGAATCGGCGCTGCTTGCGGGCAGGCTCGTTTCGCCGGATTTTCCCTTGCCGCGCCGCTCCTTCCACGTTTTGCAACATAAGCAGCGCTACGTCAGCCAAGCCGAATTGGCGCTTCTGGAGCTGGTCGGGGCGGGCACGGCACCCGTACGACGCCGGGAAAAGGAGGCGCCACCGGCCAAATGA